In the Gossypium raimondii isolate GPD5lz chromosome 9, ASM2569854v1, whole genome shotgun sequence genome, one interval contains:
- the LOC105799479 gene encoding alpha carbonic anhydrase 7, giving the protein MEFLGYTNFAFVVFLVSFHSLSACSQSVSEDHEFNYDEETRRGPSRWGTLKPEWRTCSDGRKQSPIDIGTVQVNSELGELQRNYTSAQAILRNRTEDVAVVWSGDAGNITINGTTYRVVNCHWHSPSEHTINGIRFPLEIHVVHLGPQNKTAVVGILYRYGMPDCFIHSISSSILSLGMGDQNLGPINPESIGFPGSSYYRYNGSLTTPPCSENVIWTVFRQPMTVTRPQIEALQAVLPPQNRNNSRPTQPLNNRTVLFRPRRSIFT; this is encoded by the exons ATGGAATTCTTAGGCTATACAAACTTTGCCTTTGTTGTTTTCCTCGTCTCTTTTCACTCTCTGTCGGCTTGCTCTCAATCCGTGTCTgagg ATCATGAATTTAACTATGACGAAGAAACAAGGAGGGGTCCATCGCGTTGGGGCACACTCAAACCCGAATGGAGAACCTGCAGCGACGGACGAAAGCAATCTCCTATTGATATTGGAACAGTCCAAGTCAATTCTGAGTTGGGAGAGTTGCAAAGGAACTATACATCAGCTCAAGCTATTTTGAGGAATAGGACTGAAGATGTTGCG GTGGTATGGTCAGGGGATGCTGGAAACATCACCATCAATGGAACAACTTATAGAGTGGTTAACTGTCACTGGCATTCACCTTCAGAGCACACTATCAATGGAATTAG GTTTCCGTTGGAGATTCACGTAGTTCATCTTGGTCCCCAAAATAAGACTGCTGTCGTCGGGATTCTTTACCGTTATGGCATGCCCGATTGCTTCATTCATAGC ATTTCCTCCTCCATATTAAGCCTTGGAATGGGAGACCAGAATTTAGGGCCTATTAATCCAGAAAGTATAGGATTTCCTGGCTCAAGTTATTATCGATACAATGGCTCACTTACAACTCCTCCCTGCTCCGAGAACGTGATTTGGACAGTCTTCCGACAG CCCATGACGGTCACTCGGCCTCAAATTGAAGCGTTACAGGCTGTACTTCCTCCT CAAAACAGGAACAATTCAAGGCCAACTCAACCACTCAATAACAGAACTGTCTTATTCCGTCCAAGGAGGAGTATTTTCACTTGA